From the Phoenix dactylifera cultivar Barhee BC4 chromosome 10, palm_55x_up_171113_PBpolish2nd_filt_p, whole genome shotgun sequence genome, one window contains:
- the LOC103703234 gene encoding B3 domain-containing protein Os11g0156000, which yields MPINSTHYHPPQAWSWEPPMNPRHDQPQHYYQYEYERERMFEKPLTPSDVGKLNRLVIPKQHAEKYFPLAGDSGEKGLHLSFDDIESGKSWRFRYSYWTSSQSYVLTKGWSRFVREKRLDVGDVVLFERLRDGGDRLYIGCRRRGDPEATPARTMARPNAAVPWSPVYCTAAASSSYWYLSSEQQDCLLHAGDGSVEKAAPVTSKRLRLFGVNLECGPNSPEPQPVQPEPCLTDQSPSAPSPQP from the exons ATGCCGATAAACTCTACGCACTACCATCCCCCACAAGCTTGGTCCTGGGAGCCACCTATGAACCCACGCCATGACCAGCCCCAGCACTACTACCAGTATGAGTACGAGAGAGAGCGCATGTTTGAGAAGCCCCTCACCCCAAGTGATGTGGGCAAGCTCAACAGGCTGGTCATTCCCAAGCAGCATGCCGAGAAGTACTTCCCCCTCGCCGGAGACTCGGGCGAGAAGGGCCTGCATCTGAGCTTCGACGATATTGAGTCAGGCAAGTCATGGCGGTTCCGCTACTCCTACTGGACCAGCAGCCAAAGCTATGTGCTCACCAAGGGCTGGAGCCGCTTCGTCAGGGAGAAACGGCTCGACGTGGGCGACGTGGTCCTCTTCGAGCGCCTGCGGGACGGCGGCGACCGCCTCTACATTGGTTGCAGGCGCCGCGGTGATCCCGAAGCTACGCCGGCTCGCACCATGGCCAGGCCCAATGCTGCAGTACCCTGGAGTCCCGTGTACTGCACAGCAGCAGCCTCCAGTTCCTACTGGTACCTTAGCTCAGAGCAACAAGACTGTCTTCTTCATGCAG GAGATGGATCAGTGGAGAAAGCAGCACCGGTTACCTCGAAGCGGCTGAGATTATTTGGCGTGAATCTGGAATGCGGGCCGAACTCGCCGGAGCCACAGCCGGTGCAACCAGAACCATGCTTAACAGACCAGAGCCCCAGTGCCCCCAGCCCCCAACCATAG